In the Xiphias gladius isolate SHS-SW01 ecotype Sanya breed wild unplaced genomic scaffold, ASM1685928v1 HiC_scaffold_331, whole genome shotgun sequence genome, TTAGATTAAGCTAAGTATTCTGTATTCAATTGAATTATAGTAATAGattgaattgaaaaatgtaactacattaTTGTTAATATATTGTGTCTGTTGATTTACTCTGCCTTGACTGAAATGTTCTGTAACAATACACTTGAAAGATGTTAAATATTGTCAAGCTGCCTAACTTGTTTTCTTCAAAGCGTTTATCATCTTTCAAAGTCTTTATCCGATAACAGATGTTGCAAAAAGCAGGGTGCTCATCTTGTAATCATGGTTGGCATATTTGAGAGCCAATATGATGATATTAAGAAGCCATCTAGGTGTGAACAAATCTTACATTAGGCTTCTTGTAGAAACCAGACAAGTACCATCTCAACACCTGCTTGATCCGACCATATGCAGTCTCCTCCAGCACAGCTCTGTGGTGAAGGAGCAGAAAAGTCTAACACAATTATGAAGAGattcttcatctgtttttgaagaaaaatattaaattctgCACGTaagcgcacacacgcgcgcacacacacacacacacacacacacacacacacacacacacacacacacacacacacacaattacacacacacacacacacacacacaaacttttagGAAAGGGAGaatgcaaagaaataaatacttaaataaatgttggGTGAAAATCCTGTTGGGTGATCCAACGTCTGGTGGCATTGGCAGCTGGCATGCTGCCCTGTTTTTCTTGAAAAGTGGCAATGTTGTGGAACACCACAAATGACGCCACAACCTCACGTCCCCGCTCTAGGCGCACCCGCAACCCTCATCAATAGGTAAATGGTGCCTCGATGACCCCAAATGTCATCTCATTGCTGGCGCTTGTGCTACTGTGGGCCacagtgtattttctttgttccCATGTAAGATGGTCAGGATAAGGGGTCATCAGATACCGCAGACATGGGTATCCTCTGTCTCCAAGGAGCAGGCCATCAATACGCTCTTATCAATTACTACCGATAGATAGTAATTGTCAAACTAGGGCATGATGTGTTTAATACAGGCTGGTGGTTGTCTTACATTGTTAAAATCTTTGACCAAGAGTGGATTCCCGAAAAATGTGAGTCATTCACCAACCTAGGGCACCTAGCCTCGGAGTTGGGCACCATTCAATTAACACGTCATTTGACAAAGGATTTCGGGCTATTTTAACATACTACCATTGGAAAAAAAGTCACCACCTAATGTCTCTATAATTTtcctgaatgtaaacataacttgcAGGGATAGAATGATGTAGACTAGCCTACATGTTAGATCAAATACCATATGATCAAACACCTGAACAAAGATGCTGTGAAATGCTTTCCCGTTCACGTAATCCCTTCATGTTCTCCCAATGAAGCTCTCATGTGGATATGCGGGAAGTCAGTAGCATCGATTTCCCTTGGGAATCCTATGGAATCAATGTGTTCTATCAATGTGCCTAGCCTATGCAGGTTAGAAAAAGGCTAGACCAAGTATTTTCATGCTGCGAATTACTGGCAATCAGACGAAAAGCCCCTTTTGATCTTGAAGGTACTTAAATAGCCAGGGAACACAACAAAATGCATTCAGCAGTGTAGTGACAGCAAATCCCACCGTGCAAAGTTCACAGCGTACAGTATTCATGCTCAGATGTTCAGCCTCTGGAAAACATAAAGTGTCCAGGGGCAAAATAGCGCAAACCAAGGCACACAACATCAGGGTAAGCTCATTTATTCTGACAGTCCCTAAACACCCCCGTCCTGCGGGGGAGCCTCTCACAATCCTCCCGCCAATGTGGATTGGGTTCTCCAAATGCGCCAGCATTTTTCTCCATAAGACTGTGTGCGGAGGGACGGTGCTTATATAGGGTAACGTCGAGTTACCAGTTACCTGCAGTTTAGAGGTGCAGTGTAAATTGCCATGGCAGCAAACCTCGGCTAAAACCTATCCATCTTTTGTAGTAGGGGTTAATCGGGACGTTACACCTAGCATCACAAAGTGACTCCTGAATTTACCCTGATAAGCCAGTAACCTCGCTTTGTACTGCAGCCCTCTGAACGTGGGATCATGGGAAATGACACAACTACTACGTGTCACAAAACTATCAAAGAATCACACATTACGGTTGTTTTGGCATTACTGGTCATACAGAAGgcaaaatgatcatacaaatACGACAAATATTGTACATCTGGCAACGCTGAGTACGGAAAGACGTGTGTACTTACGGGTGCTGGAAGCGGCCAAAATGGACGCGGAAAGACCGAGGGAAAACCGTTTATTTACCAAGTGAAACGCTTATTTGAAACATTATAATGACAtatgttgagtccatccttcaaaacatcaggactcgcgcattcgtttagtgaagtatgcaggacacaaaaagttaaattcacatctatttattaaaatacagccgtgtcttaaagattgtggttgcttacagagctctggaccagactatgcatccctgacaagcgtacagcattcacatcagttcaggaagtctgagtgtctattctctccctggtccagcagatattaggtttaaacattgtaaataacattgtcggcatggtcatcttcttattggctgagacctccgtcactcctcaggtatgtgcctgcttcgtacggacatttcaatctggacatgattgactctccccaTTTAACAACTTAtttgtagaaaaagaggtagtaaaagacaagacactacacagcacccaaggacagtttctcaaactgtcatgccgcctccatataaggggttgtttgtcacatatagacaaccatatatctttgggtgcattccttgcagaataacacctctgtttagtaccagcacctgagtgtaataagcaccacaagccactttcttttagtctcataacaagataatatataaaaacacataaaaataacccttcacaTATGTAACATGGTCTTACTAGGTTTCCTGAAACATTCTACTTTTAAATATGTCTCAGGGAATTGAAAGTCGTTTTAGTTTCGGCttcctttgaaaaaaacaaagccactgTAGACATGGAAAATTCCCCATCCCTGTTGTTTTGAAAGCATTACAAACTAATTTACTTAATACAATCGCTGAAATGTTCAATAGATTCCTGTTGACCTTGTGTGACCACATACATTTCAATCTATTATACTATGCAGTGTttgaacaaatgaaaggaaaaatcagCTCCCAAAATCAAGATGCATCCTAGCACTTCGGTAATTCCCTCATATTCAAACACTCATAAAAACCTTTCCTTCGCAGGTTTGCTGAAATTTTCATTCCTGTTTAGAGCGACCTCGACTATTACCATATGTATTTTCAAGCCATTTTTCtctaaagtattggacaaagttACAAGGCACCTGATGTCATATACAGATTGtcgttttaaatttttatgcaTTGTACAATACCTTTTTGACTCATctccttttaaaatgaactttaattttaaaatgatctatATTACAAAAGAGTGAGTAAGGAGGGAGAGTATATcatccagagaaaaaaaacactttgcagTGTTGAAAATTATCATTTGAACGTTTTAAtatatgcacttttttttttttaatatatacatacCTGTATAAgctctttgcttttcttatttcagaCAAAAGCTACATGCATCTTCAAAGCACTTAACGTAAGTGGTTCTGTTGTACACAAATAGCATTAGAGTGCACAACAGACTGAACAACACTGTGGACATTTTTCTGACTATTTCCTGCACACCGATGAAAgcgctttaaaaaaatatgtaagttaaattttaaatattcacatttgtatGTGCTGCGACATGTCGTGATACAGGTTGCATAGTACTTTAACACAATATCCTAACGTTGCAATGATGGTTTCTGCAATAAAGCCTGCTCAACTGTGGATGAAGTTTCTGCATTCTGATAATTGATATCGGAAGATATCACAGCTGTAGTTGAGGTCCAGACATGAAGAAATAACTGAGGATACACAGCCCAGAGTTAACTCAAATGGAAAGCAGCACAAAGAAATGGGTTTAACCGGTTGCTTTAGAGTTGggttttttattaatatttacaagaaaggagaaaagatagtgatattttatttatattgcgccaagttatctcagggcacttttcatagagagcaggtctagaccgtactctttacaaTGTTCACAGAGGCCCAACATTCCCCCGTGAGCAACCAATTGGGAAGGGGAGGGAGACGGGGTGAGGGTGGGAGCGGGGGGGGTGTAGGATGGATAGTTCACTGCTGTCCATCTTGCGCCAGAGGAACAGCAGCTTCCTCcacttttctgtcactgcttttcttcttgCGAGTCCAGCTCCAGTAGCCCcgtttcttctcctttctctccttgtcCTGTCCAGCCTGAGCCAGACACACTGAAGCCTCCTTGTCAgagttgcttttttctttctttttgctccaGAAGCCCCatgtattgtcttttttatctttctttttctcttcatgtccAGCCTGAGCTGAACAacctgcagcctcctcctccacagtgctgcttttttgcctctttttgcCCCAGAAACCttgcctcttcttctttttaagggTGAGCTCTTGAAAAGAAATAGACAGTATTTTCTATTTAACTTGGAAAGGCTAATTTTGACACAAGCTGTTCTAATCCAAAAAGCCATTATtccaaaaaacacttttaaggtCAAGCAGCGTACCTGAAGGTGGATGCTTTTAACGATGAGAAGCTTCAGTTCCTCCTCTCCGTTGCTCGCCTTTTCCATCAGGGCAACTTCTTTTTCAGCCCAAAGCTTTTCCAtgtccttctgtctcctctcccagCTCTGCTCCCTCTCGACAAGCTCCTTCTTGAACTTTTTCTCCAGAGCGTTGCACCTGTTTATGCTCTGGTCCAGTTCAGTCTCTTTGAGGCTCAGCTGGGACGAAAGGATCAAATGCTCCTCAGTGAgacttttaatttcacttctGAAGGCGCTGATCTCATTGTCCTTCTCTGTGATGGTCTCTTGCAGCTGGCTCACCTTGCTCTGAGCATCTGCTTGCACTTGCTGCAGGTCAGTGCTCTGCTGGGTGTCGCACATGGACTTGACCATTTTTAATTCGCCCTCAAAGGCAGCCTTCATCTGGTCATATTCCTTAAT is a window encoding:
- the LOC120787628 gene encoding uncharacterized protein LOC120787628 isoform X1 — translated: MERRYNLRTKAPPRVNTGNTIQHFRPQHYVPPAGVPPSSDMHSLRQALLSAEGENLKLASENARLKQQFANLQEATTKLLHENGCLQKTLGRKLNMAKQNIKELQKALEAIKADQDEDKKREETLRENEKELPSLRESLRVRTEEHLDISSQLSLKEIELSESSKRCNALDEKFREELAERERREMELSSLRDSLSAEKEKTDRVRDFWIKEYDQMKAAFEGELKMVKSMCDTQQSTDLQQVQADAQSKVSQLQETITEKDNEISAFRSEIKSLTEEHLILSSQLSLKETELDQSINRCNALEKKFKKELVEREQSWERRQKDMEKLWAEKEVALMEKASNGEEELKLLIVKSIHLQVRCLTLKVFFGIMAFWIRTACVKISLSKLNRKYCLFLFKSSPLKRRRGKVSGAKRGKKAALWRRRLQVVQLRLDMKRKRKIKKTIHGASGAKRKKKATLTRRLQCVWLRLDRTRRERRRNGATGAGLARRKAVTEKWRKLLFLWRKMDSSELSILHPPRSHPHPVSLPFPIGCSRGNVGPL
- the LOC120787628 gene encoding probable DNA double-strand break repair Rad50 ATPase isoform X2, producing MERRYNLRTKAPPRVNTGNTIQHFRPQHYVPPAGVPPSSDMHSLRQALLSAEGENLKLASENARLKQQFANLQEATTKLLHENGCLQKTLGRKLNMAKQNIKELQKALEAIKADQDEDKKREETLRENEKELPSLRESLRVRTEEHLDISSQLSLKEIELSESSKRCNALDEKFREELAERERREMELSSLRDSLSAEKEKTDRVRDFWIKEYDQMKAAFEGELKMVKSMCDTQQSTDLQQVQADAQSKVSQLQETITEKDNEISAFRSEIKSLTEEHLILSSQLSLKETELDQSINRCNALEKKFKKELVEREQSWERRQKDMEKLWAEKEVALMEKASNGEEELKLLIVKSIHLQSSPLKRRRGKVSGAKRGKKAALWRRRLQVVQLRLDMKRKRKIKKTIHGASGAKRKKKATLTRRLQCVWLRLDRTRRERRRNGATGAGLARRKAVTEKWRKLLFLWRKMDSSELSILHPPRSHPHPVSLPFPIGCSRGNVGPL